The sequence below is a genomic window from Lycium ferocissimum isolate CSIRO_LF1 chromosome 9, AGI_CSIRO_Lferr_CH_V1, whole genome shotgun sequence.
GGTGGTACTGTatgtcctcttttttttttttgtcagttTAACAATAGGTAGACAAATTCGTTTCCACTTCTAATTTGCTAAATTCCATTTGCTGATTTTAGTCCTCGTTTGATCATTGATACTTCACCGTTCTATAGTGAGATTTGAAGTAGGTCTCAAATTGTTGCTGATAATATGGAAAAGGTACTAAAATGTCTAAGAGTTTTAACTTATACACGGACATGCAGTATGAGAGGATTTTGCACTATcaaattacccaaaaaaattctaCACTCATCTAAAGGTAATGTAATAGTAGTATAAAAGTTCTTTATAGTGCTACTGTTGATGTACATGAGTTAAACTCACTGCAGCCAATAGCCATTCTTTAAGTGTGCTTTCTCATGTTCAATATCTAATTAAGCTATTTAATTCATAAATGCATGCGTACCTCTCTGCTTGATAAAGAATATACAATTCTATTTTAAAATAGTCcaataaaagaaaatgtaaaTCAGCTATCTTTTTCTTGGCACAAAATGTAAATCAATTATCATTGTCCTGTTGAGACTATGTTTCTCTTCATCCATCTGAATCACACACTTGTTGTTCCAATGACCAAGAAATAGAGAAGGTTCGGTAGGTTCAGAGTTTGAGTCATGCTGAAGGATAGAAAAAGAGAATGTTTATTGCAAAGATTCACGAGAAGGCTGCTAATAAACATACTTTTATCGACTTAAAGCATAAAGTTGAAGGACAAATTAGTTTAGTCTGACTAATTACATGCATAAAAGGCATTAACTAACTGTTTGCATTTTCAAAGGTTAGATAATCCAACATAACTATTTCTTTCTCTGATCATATGATTAATGACATGCAAGCGTGATCTGAAAGTGTGATTATTAGAAGAACAACAAGGAATTTGGTTTACACTTTACAATAAAAAGGGGTTCCTTTTGGATTTGTTTAATTTGTTAAGAGAATATTTCAAGTGCATGCGCAAGAAGGCCAAAAAAATACCCTTTTCTCTGCGTGTgtgatttttgatttttaagttGTATAAATTGGCCACGTAAAGAATTTTTTTACACTATTGGTCGCCTAAAGGATATTCATAATTAAGCCTCCTTATAATGCGAGATtcgtaattttaaaaataagatatgTTACCTAATACGAAAGGTACAAGTGatttgatagtgtaaaaaataCTTACAACGACGAACTAAAGTATATAACTCAAATTCGTGATTTTTTTTGTGTACTCCTTTATTATtcattttatgtgatatttcttctctttttagcCTGTCCAATAAAATATGTCACATTTTTATATAGATGAACACAACTAAACTTTAAACTTCCTACTTATTATCAGAGATTATTTATAgtcatataaatatttaatttatggcttgttttataTTACAAACTTcaaaaagtttatttttctATTGAACTTATGTCCGGTCAAATCAACATGACATAAATTACTTAAATAAGCATGAAGAATCCTAAAGCAAGTTGCTACCTAATTGACATCATTCCCTCACATTCTTCTCCTTAATTCTCATCCCAAGGCAACTGCCAAAACCCTACACTTTATACATCCCTAATAACTTGccatcatttctttctttttccaacaACCCCCGCAAAACTTTTTCTACCCCATAGTCATCCATCTTTATAAATATGGACTTGAAGTTTTATTGGTAATCCATAAGTTTTAGAACTCAACAGTCATGCATGTTACTGAGTTTCCTCCTATCAATTCATTTCTATCCTTTCAAAAACCTTATATTTTTGAGTTCTTCTTTCCTATGGAGTCAGTCATAttgattcttttttcttcttattaaaCAGCCATATGTAGAAACTGAACCCCTTACTGATTTTCTATCCATCTTTTATTCACTATTTTTTCCACTGATTAAATTATGAACCCTAGCTAGATCTATTAAATTTGTGATCTTAGTTCtgctttattttgataaaattcAGACAAAGTTTTATATTGTCGTCTTTACTGTAATTTGGATTTTCAATAGCTAGTGTTTCATATTCGTTTTGGGGTCTGATTAATCCCAATTCTCGCTGCATATATAAGCATTTCTTATCAAGATTTTTTTCATTCCCAATACTTAAACCACGAGACCTCAAATCAAGGATACTCGAGGATCTATCCATCCCACTACAATTCTGGTTGGTGCGCATGACCTATTAGTTAGTACTTCAGTACGTAGTCAAACATTAGCAACAAAAAATGGATAAGTTTGactaaagaaaaagagaggaaaaaatgGACCTTTGACAATCCCACTCATAATGTGTGTTTTCAAAGTCCTATCCTACAAACTAAATTTTAGTTGTTTTCACCAATTATCATATTGTTCTTTTGTGATGTAATAATCCATGTTCTCGTGTAAGtcattatttaattttctttttgatgCAAATAGCGGTGAAGGCTAAATTTCAACTGATCaatatttactatatatacatatatgtctCTCTAGCTCGATGTGCAAAGGCTTAAGAGTCAAATTCGGAGAATAAACAGAATTAATATATGGCGCGAACgggggaaagaagaagaagaagcgaTGTTGGTGAGGTTCAATCCGAAGACGGGTTTACGTTTTGTAATCGTAAAGAACGATCTCAGATTGAGCCGCGCCAATATCACTTCCTATTTACCATTTGATTGATCCATTTTTCTtgtccaaggtaagttttacatTTCTCTTCGTCTTCtcttttttcattcaatttttctgttctagaaaattaaaatcatagTATACACATAAATGCAGTTAGttttaaatcctttttttttttttttttaaatcttcaatttaaatcgctATAGTTCATGTTTACCCGATGAGATAGTTAGTATATGATTCATTTTATCCTGCTAGGCTATCCTACATagtatatgaaattttatacatatatcctatctcatgttgttttaaaatatCCTATATATTTGTATCATGCATTATATTTTCTATGTCTAGTAATTAACTGCCTTATTGTGACTTTACGATGTTAAGTTAATCGTTTTTTCTTGTGATTATTTTATCTAACGATGTTTAAGTATTTGGCTATATATCTATAGGATTTGGATCACTTATAACTGCTACGTACATCTAGATATTGTAAGTTTCTTGCTGTAATTATGATACTCCACATTtgcatctatttttttttatattttttactaAAGCTGCGTTGTGGTGGCAAGGTTTGGAGTTGGCCCATACCTTGTACATTATGATCTAAAAAGTGaatacataaatataaggaACAAAACCGATCCTTCTCAAAAATTATATGTGAGTTGAATATTGCCCAACTTAATACAATTTTGATGCAagtgcatgttgttgtagtgtactAGTGTAGGAACAAAACAAATCCAGCAGTTCTGAGAAGTAAAATTGTTGTATGATGAGATCAGAGATGAGAAATTGTGTAAGCAGTGCAATTGATCCATTTGCATTTACAATTATAACATCTCGCATATAACAACATCTCTCTATAACAATTTAGTTTGTTTGGAACCGGttacctataacaacaacaactaacttGATAACaatacgctctttgtaaaattacccctaTTTAATAGCTATATTCtctttttggtaatataattattaatcattttataaaaataaaatatctatgattaccaataataagtataaagattttgataaaatgtttaatttgatactttaatatactatatatatgacataatattacatatgaatatatattttgtaatctaaaaatatcattatcttctacttttatttataaataattttcaaagaGGAAAACAAGATCTATATCACCACTCAGAGATTGGAATCTAAGAAACAAACTACAATTATGACTTTGTTCCATCaatcttgaaagaatttaattttcaatCAGATTTAAAATGTGTGCCTTAGAGTTTAAAACTTTATACATTCAGTTGTGAATTTATtgacattgtattaaatttCTTCAACATTTAGTTAGTGAAGTATGCAtatctttgagatttaaaatttaaataacttttttgttattttctataatattaaagaataaaaaaatagactttatgcatcttttttacCTATAACAGCCAACTATATTTGAACACtgaatgttgttataggtgtataaaagTCATTCGCTATAACAGTCAAAAAATTCTGGACCCAACCATGCTGTTATAGAAAAGTTTGACTGTATTAGGtgtaactttaattttttgttatatatatatatatattaactagGGTTATATATACACACCTCAATGTTGCTATTTTTTAAGTGAACAAGAAAAACTCATAACTTTTGCTCAAAGTTAGTCAACTTGttcaaataatatttgattttgaacttttaattttaaaaaaataatttttgttttgtttaaattAAGTAAGCTATTAGCTCCCTTAAACATTTAAAGGACCCACAACAATAGTCAAATCCGACTAATCCAAAATCAGGTCCAATTATTCCAACCTTGCTTTGCTGGATGTATTTGAAAATTGTGTAATTTATGTCTACCTCTTGAACCACTTGCTGTGTATGGTATTCACAATGTTGTCAAGCTTTAATATTAATTCATTGTATACTTATTCTCATTATCACCATCATTTTCAGCATTAATTGGAGCTAATATTGCCTGCCTAACTTCCATAATATATGCCTCCTTTTCAATATTTCTAATTTGCTTTAAAAGGATCTCTAAACGTAGTGTTCCAACCACCACTAATTCCTCTGCTCAGAGTTGATGGTCACATAATCTATACTTTCATTTCTTGACTGCGTAACGTGCAAGATATCCGTTATGCAAGCCATTTCAAAAAAGGAAGGAATAGACTCAGTGACCAAGAACTCCGGCAGAAACACCTCTAGTAGAGGGAGAAACTAGAAAAGAAGTGCGTACtaggggtgtgtttggtacgacgGAAAATGCTTtcctattttcttttgtttggttgcacttaagatattgaaaaatgttttcctccaaataggaaaaaatattttcttgaaaaacatCTTCAACGGAAAACATtctccttcataccaaacacaccctagaTCTTTTTAGAACTAAAGACTTGACTGAAAGGAAAAGGGGGTGGCTCAAGAACATTGAAATGCATGCAATAGCTTGGTATTTATAGATGGAAGGAAAGAGTTAGGGTTAGGGCtttgaaattgaattttctGCCTGACTAACTCTATGACAACTGGTTTCTAACTAACTAACTGTCACAGATATACACTGtgaatatacatgatatacaataTACTGTGAATATAAACTGTATACTTGTATTCACATTTTTCAACAGAAATAGGTGGTGAGTTTAAAATGAGTAAATGATGGTTGCTGTTTTTTACACCAAAATTGTAAAGCCAATTCTGCCGTGTAAAAGCAAAAGCAAAATCAAGGAGATGAATGGTGAGAGTTCTGAAAAGGCTCACgcgatagagagagagagagattgagaTGGGGATACTTTGGCCAAAATTTGAAAGAGAATCACTTTTACGGGCTAGGGTCGTTATGTGTTTATTGGGCTAGTCTGAAGTGGACTTGTTTGGCTGATTTGGGCTGATTTTGAGGCGTATTTGGGCTGTTCTGGCTTGGAAGAATGGCCCTTCACTTTTATATTGGATTTAAAATGAGTAACTTACATAAAGAACTATAGTTTGGAAACTTCTAACAAGCCACAGCAAAGGTTTAGTTGATTATAGTTCGTAGCTATTATTTCCTTGTCATATGTGTATTCCGTCGTATTCAATTTTATTGTATTCAATTcgactgtattcatttgtaattatttttaaattgtaTTCAATTCTGttgtattcaaacaacaaaaacttaaaaaatacagggaaaaattcaaaaaatctCCTTTGAAATACAAAATGCAGGAGAAAATATAAAAGATACACTTTTTTTACACTAAAAATGACGAATATACTCAAATCTGACCAAATCtgagaaatacaaaaaataaatacactcagatctgagaAAAATTCGATCAGTTGGCCATGGGTTCCAGTCAGATATGACGACAGCGGTGGAAAGAGATGATGACGACACTAGAACTCAAGTTTCCGGCAATGAGCGCCCATCGAAATTTCCATAATTTCGTAGAGACTAGAGCCGGAGAAACGGATACTGTCAAGCAAATACTATCAAATATATCGTTTAAATGTACCTATCATTTGAGTCTCGATCCAAACATACCCCTCCAGTTATATTTTCGGTTCAAATATATACTCTTCTCATTCGGAATGCCAACAAACgtatattatattaaatttatCCAATAGTTCCCATTTTGGGAATGTTCAGTGCTAAAGTCACTGAATGGGTAAGTCGCCAATCCCTGAACTATGTAATGTACTTTATCTGCAACTAGTTCATGAATAAAATGTGATCAATTAACTAACCAACAAAACCACTTGTTACAAATAAAATCTTGTTgttacatcaaaaaaaaaaaaaattcctttttccCCAATTCATATCCCGGTATCGcctgatattaaaaaaaaaaaataaaaaaaaatctcttcttctctcttctgtcataaaactttttttttttttttttaaacgaataTCTTTAATCATTTTTATTATCAAAAAATAGGCTTTTTCATTCGTGTACTTTACTTACCTTTGGCTCTGACACAAATTTACCCTCCTTAATTTAAAGGAAGACACGTAACAAGTTCAGAACCAAATTTCCCATCCAAGTACACGTACTTTTGTCATCATCTTATTCTTCTTGTCTCTTTTCAATCATCTCAAATAAATtactactactatatatatatgtaaaagtGAAGTTTGAAAATTATAAATGTGCATGATTGGAACGGCAAAAGGAGAGGAAATCTGAAGGGAATTATTTTTGCTGCACAACATGTCTGCTATATTGTGTGGAAAGAGATCGTATTTATTTGACGATTTTCAATCATCTAAGAGGATTCGGCCTACTTCTTTTTCCCCGTCAAGGTCTACTTGTGCAATTGATCATCTTCTCATGCGTTTTTCTGATATGGACAAACTGGTATAATATCGTActgtactgtattaatgaataTATGTTTGGATGGACTGTATCGTTTATTTGTTGTGGTGTAATAACttgtaaatttattaaaatagCCTTGACCCTTAATTACAAGTTAGTTTATGTAGTATATATTAGTAATAAAAACTAAGGTAAAAggataaaataagaattttaaaaataagtaggtgGTGGGGCCGCAGGGGCGCAGGGCAGAGTTAGGTAGGCTTTAGGGGtcgaaaaattacactatatatacgaggttaaaattattttttttacgtatatatagtagatgttacTTCTTGTCAGTGTATTTATgactctttatatttttgaggCCCTCTAGGTGAAAATCTTGGCTCCGTCACTGGGCGGGGTGGTGTGGTGGAGGGTTGGGTGGTGTGGTGTGGGCGTTGGGTGGTGGGTGGTATGGTCTACGTCCCAATTTATGTCATATAgttttgactagacacggagtttaagacttttgaaatttgtgatctaaaacaagctatagatatttttattattgtttcaaTCAATTGTTAATGAGACACGACGTTAGATAGAAAGGTATGGAGAAAGGTTTGGAGGTCGTGGATTAGGTTAGAAGGTAAGTAGGTAGTGAGTGATCTTCTTATTAGTAGTATTAGTTAGTAATCGCgcaattcttttcttcactgtGTATTACTATATGTTGGCTCATTTGcctttttgttttaattgtttcAATTGGATTTTTTGAGTATTTGGCTATTAAGTGGCCTTTGGTAGGGTGAATAAGAATAATACTGAACAGGGTGTATCAGTAATGCTGAGATTAGTTatgttagtattttttttcgTTAATTCAATTGCCTCGTCAGCTCTTGATCAtcttttcatgatcttttctGACATGGACAAGCAGGTTTACCcttccatttaaaaaaaaaaaaaaaaaattaatggtaaaaaacacagctaaactatcactttttcgcgaGTTACATACCTCAACTATCCGTTGGTctcttttcctacctgaactatcaccgtATGCGCATTCGAGATTCAAACTTCTAAACTTTGACAGTGAATTCAGAGGCAGAAGCTTTAAGTGTTTCTGAAATAAAGTTTATATACTTGGAAACTAATAcattaacaacttaaaatatttaaaaggcattTAAAGAAAttccagtaaaaaaaaattggttgacTATTGAAATGCCAAccgtgccacataaattgggatggagggagtaattgtTTCAATCAATTGTTTGGAGTTTCATATTGTTTATGGGACTTTTAGTTGTAAATATTATACATTCTGTTGTTGCTTTAGATAAGCAACGTTGGGGAAAAGGTATTGGACTTGTGAGTTACTCGGTACTTGCGCTGGTGGGAGGCAGCAGGGACACCTGGAATTAGTTGAGAGGGGCGCAAGTTGGCCCTAATACCatggttataaaaaaaaaaattgtcgttatagaaaatataaaaagtagTATTGGACAagttccctttaaaaaaaatccttacTGCCTCCATTTAGTTATTTTGGGATGTGGGAGAGTACCTTTTGAGTGGTCTGGTTAATGTATTAATGTATTTCTTATGATGTTGTAAATGGGAACTGGGAATGTGCTTTTAGTTAATGACTTAGCGGATGCCAATTTCCGTCATGCCTTTTGCTTAAGACCGACGGGGTTTTATCTAGAGGGTAGCTTCATGTACTTCCTTGTTGAGGATTGTGGTGGTTTTGTATTTGAATTCACTGGAACGGCGATTTGCCAATTATTAGCTGTTTGAAGTCCTATTTTATGATTCTTCTTATCCTTTTTGTGTTGAACTTCTTGTTAACTTCTCATGATATACAACCAGCGTAATTAATTTAGAGATTGTCTTTTGTCTGCTGCTTATCGTTTTTAAGTTAAGATTCCTTGCGGATCTATCATTCGATGTTGCTATATTTTGAACTTAGTGCTTGCACAATTGATTCGTTTCTGAGGCTAACATATTCTCCTAGACTTTGAACAAGGGCTAATAAGTTGATTAATTAACTGCCTTTTCTCCACTAGTCTCTTTTAATAGGGGAAAGGGGAATGGGAGCAGAAGAGTTAGCTAGCTTTTCGTTAGATTTTCAGTATATGAATTGAAGCCCTTTTGTTTGGTATCTTCTGTGGTTTCAACACATTATACATGCCATTAAgttccccctttttttgggaAAGTGAAAAGTAGCCTAAGCAATTCTTGTTAAAAAAAGTGGCCTAAGCAGTGCCACATTTTTTTATAGGTGTTTTTAACTTCATTTGGTAATAAACCACATGTAAGTTAGACAGAGTAATGTACTATAGAAGAAGGTTTTTTGTTGGAAACAAAGCATTATGAAATCTGAAACCAAATACATATTTTAGATTATACACTTCATATCCATTGCTCAATACGATTAACCAAACATCGATTAAACCCACGTCTGATAACTATAAAAGCAATCCAGTGGTTATTATTTTTCTCCACAAATCAAATGACTCTAAGTGTAAAAAGTTATATTCTTGAGAGTCGAGAGTGAGAAACTTTACGACATGTTCATTCTCTTTTCTTAGTGTCTGCTcctattttccttaaaaataaggaTACACTTTCATTAATCCATTCAATACCGGATACTTAAGCAATGTCAGGGAAGAAGAACTTTTTAATAGAGGAGTGAATGCAAAAATGGCTTGGAGAGTGAATGCAAAAATGGCTTGGATTACAACAGAACTTTTGAACATCAACAGTGGTGAAGTAATTAGGTTCTTTATCTttgctattattattatcgttgtcatttttttttttttgatcaatcaGATATACCTTAATTGCAAATTAGTTGGAGCAGCTAATTCTCTTTGATGAAGTAAGATGTTAGTTGgagtcggctatatgaatcttGTGTATCCAACTATCCATTCTGCTCTGGTCTATTTCATTCAAATGCTAAATAATTTGTCTTTGAAGATAAATTAGGGATTCTCTAGAGCTAGAGGTTCCCTCAGTCTCACACTTCTTATCCCATATAGATGTACAAGTCTATGACTAGGAATAAAAGAATCTTGACACAACTTATGTGATTAGATTTGTTCAATTCCTAAAAGTGTTGCAGAATTAATGAATTCTTATAGGAGTTGCTAATCCACCAACTTTAGGTGTGACTATACTAGAAGAAAGATGGAAATTATATAAGGGTATCAAAACCAATAAAAGTTCACAGGGTTCAAAAAGATTAGCGCTTCTTCGAAAAGAACAAACCGCATGTTTTGTCTTATAACATAACAAGGCTTTGGAGTATCTGAAAACATTGAGTAACCTATTAAgtacaaaattccaaatttccTTTTCACTTAAAGAGAACTGAAAACGTGCATCCATCTCAGGGCTACTGTTGATGCATATCATATATGATGTGTCTGTTGACCTTTTTAGCTAATATAAATCCTTGTTACGTTACTAAAAAGAAGGCAAAAtaaccaaaaagaagaaaaagtaggttgtttcttttgtttcataCTGGTGGAGTTAACTTTACTTCAGTTGCTTCCTCGCCGACACAACTTCAAAGTTCCTTCTCTTCATttcttttaagacataagttgtggaTTTAGAACGTGCACTCTGTTAGTCTAGGAGGATTCGTATCAATTCTGCGAGCCAAAAATGGTAAGCGATCTGATTACTGTTATCTTGTGATTACAGATGCATCTAGCAttgttttttcatttaaaaGAATTTCCATGTGTAAGTTGTCAATTTTTGGCATGAAGGCATTTGCATTAGATgtcttgagtttttttttttttttttttaccttaaaagaaaaaaatttaacatagagattttattttttagttggTTGAGAGAGCACTTAAAGAATGCGGTGATGATCTAGATTCTGCTATCAAACGACTAAATGAGCTTCGCTTGGGATCTGGTGATAATCTGAGGCCTGTGGCAGGAAGCTCCGGCGCTACGCATGAGGCCAGCAGCCAGTTTTTTACTCAAGGTGCACATTGAAATCCTTTTGTTTATGTTTGATTCATGTATGATgtttttcccccttttggggGTTGTTTCCTTGACTGAGATCATTTTATCATgtaaaaatttcaactttttaccCGTTATAGCACACCTTGTTGTTTATCTTTTGTAATGCTCAGCAAATCCATCTGATAACTTTTCGGTGTAAACAGGAATGGATAGAGGATAGTGAGACCCTGTTATGATCGATTTATTGATAGCcaagtttccttttttttttattttttttggatgtAATCATGGCACATCTTAGTTGGTTTTGACATCAATAATACTTACCATTTCAACGACAAAAAAAATCCATATGATGTCATCATTCATCTGTCAAAAACTCTGCTCCAGCTTATGCCCACGTGATGTTTCTTTATTGATTTCCCATTTTCCAAGTGTTCCTGTCAACACACCTATTTCTGATCTATAACATGTATCAATTCTGGAAATATTTCAATTTAACTAACTGCTTGTCATTTTAATGCTTCATAATTGGTAGTTTTTGTGCTTTTTAAATTGAGCATGTTATCAACTTGTGATCCATATTATCAACTTGTCATCTTGCTTTTGTTTCGGCAGTTTCATTCTTGTAAAGTTGCTTGATATTTATGGTGGAGGTTCAGGTTTATCTGCTCCTTCACTTAGGCGCTGACAAACCTCCACTTCATCTATCTTAACCCATCTAACTATTGAAGTATCTAATAACATGGTTCTTCTTGTGATAGCTTCACCTCTTTTAAAATGAATATCACTCATAGCAAGTGGATCAAGGAGACATAAATCGCACCGAACGACCCTGTTATGAAAAATGGgtagactaaaaaaaaaatatttaccattAAGTAAAATTGTTTCCGACCTTGCTTTGCCGAATGTATTTGAAGATTGTGCAATTTATGTCTCCCTCTTGATCCACTTGCTGTGAGTGATATTCACAATTGTTGTCAAGCTGTAACAGTACATTCattgcatgttttttttttgaagcaCGGATGTAGATTAACTGGCCCAACTCTGCTTTCCCCTTAAATTGACATAGTTCCTTCATGTTGTTGCAGGTGCGGCTGCAACTAACGGTGAGACCACACCTGCAGTGAATTCATCTGCTGCAAAAGTGGTGCATATGGAGAGTACAGAATGGGTGGAGCTTTTTGTCGGAGAGATGATGAGTGCGTTAAATATAGATGATGCTAAAGCCCGTGCTTCACGAGCTCTTGAGGTGTTGGAGAAGTCCATATGTGCCCGTGCAACAGAGGCAACTGCCAGTTTCCAGCAGGTGGTCCCCAAACGTTTCTAAGTAGTTTTTATATTCCCCCCATTATAAACACCCTGACATCTCTGTGGTGTGTtcagtatggaggaaaatattaaCAACTCtctcatgttcggttggtcGAAGTTTTTGGAAAACGTGTTCtgtaggaaaacaagttccttaaaaatgactTCCTAGTGAAAGTAGGGTAAACAAGTTTCACAAGTGACTTTCCACATTCACCGTGTCATCCCCACCCCCCAACACTCATCGTCACCCCACCCCCTGCCACCCCAGCCCCACCCCACTCCTACCTTCAGCTCCACCTCAACTCCTAtagtatttgtctagattatGTGCAACTGCTTTTAGGATTATATG
It includes:
- the LOC132030832 gene encoding uncharacterized protein LOC132030832 isoform X2, with the translated sequence MSAILCGKRSYLFDDFQSSKRIRPTSFSPSRSTCAIDHLLMRFSDMDKLLVERALKECGDDLDSAIKRLNELRLGSGDNLRPVAGSSGATHEASSQFFTQGAAATNGETTPAVNSSAAKVVHMESTEWVELFVGEMMSALNIDDAKARASRALEVLEKSICARATEATASFQQENLMLKQQLEALIQENAILKRAVSIQHERQKEFEDRGHELNQLKQTVAQYQEQLRTLEVNNYALSMHLKQAEQSNSIPGHFNPDIF
- the LOC132030832 gene encoding uncharacterized protein LOC132030832 isoform X1 gives rise to the protein MSAILCGKRSYLFDDFQSSKRIRPTSFSPSRSTCAIDHLLMRFSDMDKLLVERALKECGDDLDSAIKRLNELRLGSGDNLRPVAGSSGATHEASSQFFTQGAAATNGETTPAVNSSAAKVVHMESTEWVELFVGEMMSALNIDDAKARASRALEVLEKSICARATEATASFQQVENLMLKQQLEALIQENAILKRAVSIQHERQKEFEDRGHELNQLKQTVAQYQEQLRTLEVNNYALSMHLKQAEQSNSIPGHFNPDIF
- the LOC132030832 gene encoding uncharacterized protein LOC132030832 isoform X3, producing MSAILCGKRSYLFDDFQSSKRIRPTSFSPSRSTCAIDHLLMRFSDMDKLLVERALKECGDDLDSAIKRLNELRLGSGDNLRPVAGSSGATHEASSQFFTQVNSSAAKVVHMESTEWVELFVGEMMSALNIDDAKARASRALEVLEKSICARATEATASFQQVENLMLKQQLEALIQENAILKRAVSIQHERQKEFEDRGHELNQLKQTVAQYQEQLRTLEVNNYALSMHLKQAEQSNSIPGHFNPDIF
- the LOC132030832 gene encoding uncharacterized protein LOC132030832 isoform X4, with the translated sequence MLVERALKECGDDLDSAIKRLNELRLGSGDNLRPVAGSSGATHEASSQFFTQGAAATNGETTPAVNSSAAKVVHMESTEWVELFVGEMMSALNIDDAKARASRALEVLEKSICARATEATASFQQVENLMLKQQLEALIQENAILKRAVSIQHERQKEFEDRGHELNQLKQTVAQYQEQLRTLEVNNYALSMHLKQAEQSNSIPGHFNPDIF